One Sphingomonas sp. LHG3406-1 genomic window carries:
- a CDS encoding outer membrane lipoprotein carrier protein LolA — protein MSLLRITARLLAPAAVLTLAAPVAIAQPANSLRAVEQSLAATNSMTARFTQTDGRGRSQSGVLSLKRPGKIRFEFGAGANMLLVGDGRNLTFVDYEVGQKSAWPITKSPLSVLLSPQPNLGRIARIEPQKNANVVIVRARDARRPEFGTLLLAFSRNGSAPGGLMLEGWTAIDAQNKRTTVKLDGQRYNVAIPDAAFTFAEPKKRK, from the coding sequence ATGTCCCTTCTTCGCATCACCGCGCGCCTGCTCGCGCCGGCCGCCGTCCTGACGCTTGCGGCGCCCGTGGCCATCGCGCAGCCGGCCAATTCGCTGCGCGCGGTCGAACAGAGCCTTGCCGCCACCAACTCGATGACCGCCCGCTTCACCCAGACCGACGGCCGCGGGCGCAGCCAGTCGGGCGTGCTCAGCCTCAAGCGCCCGGGCAAGATCCGCTTCGAGTTCGGCGCCGGGGCGAACATGCTCCTGGTCGGCGACGGCCGTAACCTGACGTTCGTCGACTATGAGGTGGGGCAGAAGTCGGCCTGGCCGATCACCAAGTCGCCGCTGTCGGTGCTGCTCTCGCCGCAGCCCAACCTGGGCCGGATCGCGCGTATCGAGCCGCAGAAGAACGCGAATGTAGTGATCGTCCGGGCGCGTGACGCACGCCGGCCGGAGTTCGGCACGCTGCTGCTCGCCTTTTCGCGCAACGGTTCGGCGCCGGGCGGGCTGATGCTGGAGGGCTGGACGGCCATCGATGCGCAAAACAAGCGCACCACGGTCAAGCTGGACGGTCAGCGCTACAATGTCGCGATCCCCGACGCGGCCTTCACCTTCGCCGAGCCCAAGAAGCGCAAGTGA
- a CDS encoding YggS family pyridoxal phosphate-dependent enzyme, whose amino-acid sequence MSDAAARLAAVHATIADAARVARRKPEDVTLVAVSKGRPAEAIEQLIAAGQRDFGENRVQEAAAKWPSLRARYPDVRLHMIGRLQSNKAEEVVGLFDVIHSLDRASLRDALVKAGWSGPTYVQVNVGEEEQKGGVSIGELPAFIASVRDMGLDLAGLMAIPPADVEASPYFALLAKLARRHDVTGLSMGMSGDYRSAVMLGATVVRVGTALFED is encoded by the coding sequence ATGTCCGATGCAGCCGCCCGCCTCGCCGCCGTCCACGCCACCATCGCCGATGCGGCGCGGGTCGCCCGCCGCAAGCCGGAGGACGTCACCCTCGTTGCCGTCAGCAAGGGACGGCCGGCCGAAGCCATCGAGCAACTGATCGCGGCCGGCCAGCGCGACTTCGGCGAGAACCGGGTGCAGGAGGCCGCCGCCAAATGGCCGAGCCTGCGCGCGCGTTATCCGGACGTCCGCCTCCACATGATCGGCCGGCTGCAGTCCAACAAGGCGGAGGAGGTGGTCGGCCTCTTCGACGTCATCCACTCGCTCGATCGCGCGAGCCTTCGCGATGCACTGGTCAAGGCCGGTTGGAGCGGTCCCACCTACGTGCAGGTCAACGTCGGGGAGGAGGAGCAGAAGGGCGGCGTCTCGATCGGCGAGCTGCCCGCCTTCATCGCCTCGGTGCGGGACATGGGCCTCGACCTCGCCGGCCTGATGGCGATCCCGCCGGCGGACGTCGAAGCCTCCCCCTATTTCGCCCTCTTGGCCAAGCTCGCGCGCCGCCATGACGTCACCGGCCTGTCGATGGGGATGAGCGGCGACTATCGGAGCGCGGTGATGCTGGGGGCGACGGTGGTTCGCGTCGGGACGGCGCTGTTCGAGGACTGA
- a CDS encoding NAD+ synthase, translating to MTDRLTIALAQMNQRVGDLAGNAEAILAMRRAAAGADLLLVPELQLVGYPPEDLVLKPAFLNETRAAATRLVEATTEPGPAIAFGSILAREGKAYNALIVADGGRELFVTLKRELPNYGTFDEKRVFASGPLPDAFDFKGVRLGFPICEDLWLEDVPRHLAEQGAEILLSPNGSPYEIDKDDLRQRLFGGRAASLGLPLVYLNRVGGQDELAFDGSSMIFDAAGDKIVQMRDWEEQLLLTQWSRGADGRMACLTCETHQLSPYPEDVYQAMVVALRDYVGRNGFPGVILGLSGGIDSALSAAVAVDALGPDKVWGVMMPSVYTGSSSVEDAAESARLLGIRHDVIPIVPATEALGGMLKDAFAGRQTDLAEENIQARLRMVTLMALSNKFGPMLLTTGNKSEMSVGYATLYGDMAGGYSVLKDAYKTTVFALSRWRNASRPDGFLGPAGPVMPERVIIKPPSAELRADQKDEDSLPPYDRLDPILHGLIDRELSVSEVCAETGEPRALVAEMEKLVLRAEYKRRQAPPGVKLGGRNFGRDRRYPITNAYRTGS from the coding sequence ATGACCGATCGGCTGACCATTGCGCTCGCCCAGATGAACCAGCGAGTGGGGGACCTCGCGGGCAATGCCGAAGCCATCCTGGCGATGCGGCGCGCCGCCGCGGGCGCCGACCTGCTGCTCGTACCGGAGCTGCAGCTTGTCGGCTATCCGCCCGAGGACCTCGTCCTCAAGCCCGCCTTTTTGAACGAGACGCGGGCCGCGGCAACGCGCCTGGTCGAGGCGACCACGGAGCCAGGACCGGCCATCGCCTTCGGTTCCATCCTGGCGCGCGAGGGCAAGGCCTACAATGCCCTGATCGTCGCTGATGGGGGGCGTGAGTTGTTCGTCACCCTGAAGCGCGAGCTCCCGAACTACGGCACCTTTGACGAGAAGCGCGTCTTCGCCTCGGGTCCGCTGCCGGATGCCTTCGACTTCAAAGGCGTCCGGCTCGGCTTTCCCATTTGCGAAGACCTCTGGCTCGAAGACGTGCCGCGGCATCTCGCCGAGCAGGGGGCCGAAATCCTGCTCAGTCCCAACGGCAGCCCCTACGAGATCGACAAGGACGATCTTCGGCAGCGCCTGTTCGGCGGCCGCGCGGCGTCGCTCGGACTTCCGCTGGTCTATCTGAACCGCGTCGGGGGGCAGGACGAGCTTGCCTTCGACGGCAGCTCGATGATCTTCGACGCCGCTGGTGACAAGATCGTGCAGATGCGCGACTGGGAAGAGCAGTTGCTCCTCACCCAATGGAGCCGCGGCGCCGACGGGCGCATGGCCTGCCTCACCTGCGAGACGCACCAATTGTCGCCCTATCCGGAGGACGTCTACCAGGCGATGGTCGTCGCCTTGCGCGACTATGTGGGGCGTAACGGCTTTCCGGGCGTGATCCTCGGCCTGTCGGGTGGGATCGATTCGGCCCTGTCGGCCGCCGTTGCCGTCGATGCGCTCGGGCCCGACAAGGTATGGGGCGTGATGATGCCGAGCGTCTACACCGGCAGCAGCAGCGTCGAGGACGCCGCCGAGAGCGCCCGGTTGCTCGGCATCCGCCATGACGTCATCCCGATCGTCCCTGCGACCGAGGCACTCGGCGGCATGCTGAAGGACGCCTTCGCTGGCCGCCAGACCGACCTTGCCGAGGAGAATATCCAGGCCCGCCTGCGCATGGTCACGCTCATGGCCCTGTCCAACAAGTTTGGGCCGATGCTGCTCACCACCGGCAACAAGAGCGAGATGAGCGTCGGCTACGCCACCCTCTATGGCGACATGGCGGGGGGCTATTCAGTGTTGAAGGACGCCTACAAGACCACCGTCTTCGCCCTCTCCCGCTGGCGCAACGCCAGTCGGCCCGACGGCTTCCTGGGGCCGGCCGGTCCGGTCATGCCCGAACGGGTGATCATCAAGCCGCCGAGCGCCGAGCTGCGCGCCGACCAGAAAGACGAGGACAGCCTGCCACCCTACGACCGCCTGGACCCTATCCTGCACGGCCTGATCGACCGGGAGTTGAGCGTGTCCGAGGTCTGCGCCGAAACCGGCGAGCCGCGCGCCCTTGTCGCCGAGATGGAGAAGCTCGTGCTGCGCGCCGAATACAAGCGCCGTCAGGCTCCGCCCGGCGTGAAGCTCGGCGGTCGCAACTTTGGACGCGACCGCCGCTACCCGATCACCAACGCCTATCGGACCGGCTCATGA
- a CDS encoding energy transducer TonB, which translates to MLAYAAHRRSRRRLSPSALALIIGGHAVAIALLAAARMDVVTILPKPPIDIFDVPLPPPPPTPPPPKPEVQPQTKLPPPPDSFVDRTPPVIPIPQPGPTFDLGPNVNDTAPDIGPALDTPIRADRSDPLPTPEPVRIAARATTPADLVRPPYPESKRRTEEEAVLRLRLGIDARGRVTSVDPVGTVDPAFLAAARSHLLRYWRYRPATEDGRPVATSMTVTLRFELEE; encoded by the coding sequence ATGCTCGCTTACGCCGCCCATCGGAGGAGCCGGCGCCGGCTCAGCCCTTCCGCCCTCGCCCTGATCATCGGCGGCCATGCGGTGGCGATCGCCCTGCTGGCCGCGGCCAGGATGGACGTCGTCACGATCCTGCCGAAGCCGCCCATCGACATTTTCGACGTGCCGCTGCCACCGCCACCCCCGACGCCCCCGCCGCCAAAGCCCGAAGTCCAGCCGCAGACCAAACTTCCGCCGCCGCCCGACAGCTTCGTCGATCGAACGCCACCGGTGATCCCCATTCCCCAGCCCGGGCCGACCTTCGACCTCGGTCCGAACGTCAACGACACCGCGCCTGACATCGGCCCGGCGCTGGATACGCCGATCAGGGCGGACCGCAGCGATCCGCTGCCGACCCCCGAACCGGTGCGCATCGCGGCTCGGGCGACGACGCCGGCCGATCTCGTGCGTCCGCCCTATCCGGAATCCAAGCGCCGGACGGAAGAGGAAGCGGTGCTTCGTCTTCGCCTCGGGATCGATGCGCGGGGGCGAGTGACCAGCGTCGATCCGGTCGGCACGGTGGACCCCGCCTTCCTTGCCGCCGCCCGCAGCCATCTCCTTCGCTACTGGCGCTATCGCCCGGCAACCGAGGATGGCCGGCCGGTCGCGACCAGCATGACGGTCACTCTCCGGTTCGAACTGGAAGAATGA
- a CDS encoding exodeoxyribonuclease III — protein MSKLKIASWNINSVRARVPIVGRFLDEEQPDILCLQETKAEDKVFPAELFTSRGYVHHALHGQRMHHGVAILSRVPLEEPGRHDWQDNGEARHVGVRLPQGLRLENVYVPAGGDIPDRDLNPKFGQKLDFIERMTRWSEGLKEPTLIVGDFNVAPLECDVWSHKALLDVVSHTPVEVEALSRLQQAHDWVDLGRKFVPAPARCYTWWSYRSPDWTKNDRGRRLDHMWASPNVAAQATMHRVHEPCRAWERPSDHVPLVVELDL, from the coding sequence GTGAGCAAACTCAAGATCGCCAGCTGGAACATCAACTCGGTGCGTGCGCGCGTGCCGATCGTCGGCCGATTCCTTGACGAGGAGCAGCCCGATATCCTGTGCCTCCAGGAAACCAAGGCCGAGGACAAGGTCTTTCCCGCCGAGCTCTTCACCAGCCGCGGCTATGTGCATCACGCACTTCATGGCCAGCGCATGCACCATGGCGTCGCCATCCTCAGCCGTGTGCCGCTGGAGGAGCCGGGGCGTCACGACTGGCAGGACAATGGCGAGGCGCGGCATGTCGGTGTTCGCCTGCCGCAGGGCCTGAGGCTGGAGAATGTCTATGTCCCGGCGGGCGGCGACATTCCCGATCGCGACCTCAATCCCAAGTTCGGCCAGAAGCTCGACTTCATTGAGCGCATGACGCGCTGGTCGGAAGGCCTCAAGGAGCCGACCCTCATCGTCGGCGACTTCAACGTCGCGCCGCTGGAGTGCGACGTTTGGAGCCACAAGGCGCTGCTCGACGTCGTCAGTCACACGCCGGTGGAGGTGGAGGCGCTGTCACGGCTGCAGCAGGCGCATGACTGGGTCGACCTCGGCCGCAAGTTCGTGCCGGCGCCGGCCCGCTGCTATACTTGGTGGAGCTATCGCTCGCCCGACTGGACCAAGAACGACCGCGGCCGGCGGCTCGATCACATGTGGGCGAGCCCGAACGTGGCGGCGCAGGCGACCATGCACAGGGTGCACGAGCCCTGCCGCGCCTGGGAGCGCCCGTCCGATCACGTGCCGCTGGTGGTCGAGCTCGACCTTTGA
- the ribH gene encoding 6,7-dimethyl-8-ribityllumazine synthase, whose product MAHVLIVEARFYAHLNDLLLAGARAAIEKAGHSHETVTVPGALEIPGAIAAAADSDAFDAFVALGVIIRGETYHFEVVSNESARGIMELTLAGVAIGNGILTVENEAQALVRADPAQLDKGGGAADAALALHALGERFGA is encoded by the coding sequence ATGGCGCATGTGCTGATCGTCGAAGCCCGCTTCTACGCGCACCTGAACGACCTCCTCCTCGCCGGTGCCCGCGCCGCGATCGAGAAGGCCGGCCACAGCCACGAGACGGTGACCGTCCCCGGAGCGCTGGAGATACCGGGCGCGATCGCAGCGGCGGCCGACAGCGACGCCTTCGACGCGTTCGTGGCGCTTGGCGTCATCATCCGGGGCGAGACCTACCATTTCGAGGTGGTCTCCAACGAGAGCGCCCGCGGCATCATGGAGCTGACGCTCGCCGGTGTGGCGATCGGCAATGGCATCCTCACCGTCGAGAACGAGGCGCAGGCGCTGGTCCGCGCGGACCCGGCACAGCTCGACAAGGGTGGCGGCGCCGCGGACGCGGCGCTGGCGCTGCACGCACTCGGCGAGCGTTTCGGCGCCTGA
- a CDS encoding riboflavin synthase, translated as MFTGIITDIGSVRSADQRGDLRLVIGCGFDMAGVDLGASIACSGACLTVVDKGQDWFAVDLSAETVSKTAPGLWEEGARLNLERALRLGDELGGHLVTGHVDGLAEVIGLCPEGDSLRVGLAVPAALGPMLAPKGSVTLDGVSLTVNEVRDEGERTHFDVNIIPHTAQQTTFADLKVGRSLNVEIDVLARYLQRMVAARAS; from the coding sequence ATGTTCACCGGCATCATCACCGACATCGGCTCCGTCCGTTCCGCCGACCAGCGCGGCGATCTCCGCCTGGTCATCGGCTGCGGCTTCGACATGGCCGGGGTAGACCTAGGCGCGTCCATCGCCTGTTCCGGCGCCTGCCTGACGGTGGTCGACAAGGGGCAGGACTGGTTCGCGGTCGATCTCAGCGCGGAGACGGTGTCGAAGACGGCGCCCGGCCTGTGGGAAGAAGGCGCCCGGCTGAACCTCGAGCGCGCCCTGCGGCTCGGGGACGAACTCGGCGGGCATCTCGTCACCGGCCATGTCGACGGGCTTGCCGAGGTGATCGGCCTCTGTCCCGAGGGCGACAGCCTGCGCGTCGGGCTTGCCGTACCAGCCGCGCTCGGCCCCATGCTGGCGCCGAAAGGATCGGTCACGCTGGACGGCGTGTCGCTGACCGTCAACGAAGTCCGCGATGAAGGCGAGCGCACCCACTTCGACGTGAACATCATCCCCCATACGGCGCAGCAGACGACCTTCGCGGACCTGAAGGTCGGGCGATCGCTGAACGTCGAGATCGACGTGCTCGCCCGCTATCTGCAGCGGATGGTGGCGGCGCGGGCCTCCTGA
- a CDS encoding glutamate--tRNA ligase: MTVVTRFAPSPTGRLHVGNIRTALHNFLFARKHGGKFLLRIDDTDVERSTTEAEVAIRADLDWLGLTPDGSVRQSDRFALYEREFERLRAARRVYACYETPEELDLRRKILLGRGLPPVYERPEGENAPVEGRTPHWRFRLDHETPIAWTDLIRGEQKFDPRLLSDPVIRRADGSWLYLLPSVIDDIDLGVTHIVRGEDHVSNSAVQLQMFAALGAEPPHLAHEALLVAAEGKLSKRLGATGVPALQDAGFEPMALLSLLARLGTSQPVEPVHAIGLLADSFDFAHFGRAPAHFDMGEVELLNARLLHAMPFDSVAERLPDWVDAEAWGTLRTALRRLDEVGDWEEVVRGDMTGATLSAEDRAFLAEAVPLAAPIDWSDDPWHALTDRLKAATGRKGKALFLPLRLALTGRPSGPEMGPLVRLIGKERCIARFAAAGTES, from the coding sequence ATGACGGTCGTCACCCGCTTTGCCCCTTCGCCGACCGGCCGGCTGCACGTCGGCAACATCCGGACGGCACTGCACAATTTCCTGTTCGCCCGAAAGCATGGCGGGAAGTTTTTGTTGCGGATCGACGATACGGACGTCGAGCGCTCCACCACCGAAGCCGAGGTCGCGATCCGGGCCGACCTCGACTGGCTCGGCCTCACCCCCGACGGCAGCGTTCGCCAGTCCGATCGCTTCGCGCTCTACGAGCGGGAATTCGAGCGACTTCGCGCCGCCCGGCGGGTCTATGCCTGCTACGAGACCCCGGAGGAGCTGGACCTCCGCCGCAAGATCCTGCTCGGGCGTGGGCTGCCACCGGTCTACGAGCGGCCCGAGGGCGAGAATGCACCGGTCGAGGGCCGGACTCCCCACTGGCGCTTCCGCCTCGACCATGAGACGCCGATCGCCTGGACCGACCTTATCCGCGGCGAGCAGAAGTTCGATCCTCGGCTCCTCTCCGACCCAGTCATCCGCCGTGCCGACGGAAGCTGGCTCTACCTGCTGCCGAGCGTCATCGACGACATCGACCTCGGCGTCACTCACATCGTCCGCGGCGAGGACCATGTGTCCAACAGCGCGGTCCAGTTGCAGATGTTCGCTGCGCTTGGAGCGGAGCCGCCGCACCTTGCTCATGAAGCGTTGCTGGTGGCCGCCGAGGGCAAGCTGTCGAAGAGGCTTGGAGCGACCGGCGTGCCGGCGCTGCAGGACGCCGGGTTTGAGCCCATGGCGCTGCTCAGCCTGCTGGCACGGCTTGGCACGAGTCAGCCGGTCGAGCCCGTTCACGCGATCGGGCTTCTCGCCGACAGCTTCGACTTCGCGCATTTCGGCCGCGCGCCCGCTCACTTCGACATGGGCGAGGTGGAGCTCCTCAACGCCCGTCTGCTCCATGCCATGCCCTTCGACTCGGTGGCCGAACGGCTTCCCGACTGGGTCGACGCAGAAGCATGGGGAACCCTGCGAACGGCCCTTCGACGCCTCGATGAGGTCGGCGACTGGGAAGAAGTCGTGCGGGGCGACATGACGGGCGCGACGCTCTCTGCAGAGGATCGCGCCTTCCTCGCCGAGGCGGTTCCGCTGGCGGCGCCGATCGACTGGTCGGACGACCCCTGGCACGCGCTCACCGACCGGCTGAAGGCGGCGACCGGCCGCAAGGGCAAGGCGCTCTTCCTCCCGCTTCGACTTGCGCTGACCGGGCGGCCGAGCGGACCCGAAATGGGGCCATTGGTGCGGCTCATCGGCAAGGAACGGTGCATCGCCCGCTTCGCGGCCGCCGGAACCGAAAGCTGA
- the ribA gene encoding GTP cyclohydrolase II, which yields MSRAAEAIAALRAGRPVTVGTLTVAAVETATEAFLAIADPQQSAGVIISGARAAALGLANQRDAASAGTPVAIARDPWLDAATVRRLADAGQDFARLLAGPLRAAAVDDPEAALGALSLARSAGLVPALWVTEGPAALVLESSEATSAARPRRVTIAARAALPVDGLDAATQIVAMRAEEDGSEHVALIVGSPGGDAPLVRLHSECLTGDVFGSLKCDCGPQLRAALRLMEADGAGILLYLRQEGRGIGLANKIRAYALQDRGLDTVEANRRLGFADDERDFSLAAAMLRELGVGKARLLTNNPAKLAGLAAEGIDVTRVPHHLPANPHNAHYLAVKKAKSGHLD from the coding sequence TTGAGCAGGGCGGCGGAGGCGATCGCGGCCCTTCGAGCGGGCCGTCCGGTAACGGTCGGCACGCTGACCGTTGCCGCCGTCGAGACCGCCACCGAGGCCTTCCTCGCCATTGCCGACCCGCAGCAGAGCGCCGGAGTCATCATCAGCGGGGCGCGGGCGGCGGCGCTCGGCCTTGCCAACCAGCGTGACGCCGCATCGGCGGGAACGCCGGTGGCCATTGCGCGCGACCCCTGGCTCGATGCCGCGACGGTGCGCCGGCTGGCCGATGCCGGGCAGGATTTTGCGCGCCTCCTCGCGGGTCCATTGCGTGCGGCCGCCGTCGACGATCCCGAGGCGGCGCTCGGTGCGCTGTCGCTGGCCCGGAGCGCCGGGCTGGTGCCGGCATTATGGGTGACCGAGGGACCGGCTGCGCTCGTGCTGGAGTCGTCCGAGGCGACATCTGCCGCCCGTCCGCGCCGGGTGACTATCGCTGCCCGCGCGGCGCTGCCCGTCGACGGCCTCGATGCCGCCACGCAGATCGTCGCCATGCGCGCCGAGGAGGATGGCAGCGAGCATGTCGCGCTGATCGTCGGCTCGCCCGGCGGAGACGCGCCGCTGGTTCGGCTGCACAGCGAGTGCCTGACCGGCGACGTGTTCGGCAGCCTCAAGTGCGACTGCGGACCGCAGCTGCGCGCCGCCCTTCGCCTGATGGAGGCGGATGGCGCGGGGATCCTCCTCTACCTGCGGCAGGAGGGCCGCGGAATCGGGCTGGCCAACAAGATCCGCGCCTATGCGCTGCAGGACCGCGGCCTCGACACGGTGGAAGCCAATCGCCGCCTCGGCTTTGCGGACGACGAGCGCGACTTCAGCCTTGCCGCCGCCATGCTGCGTGAGCTGGGTGTCGGAAAGGCGCGGCTGCTGACCAACAACCCCGCCAAGCTGGCCGGACTCGCGGCCGAGGGAATCGACGTCACGCGCGTTCCGCATCACCTGCCGGCCAACCCGCACAACGCCCATTATCTGGCCGTGAAGAAGGCCAAGAGCGGGCACCTCGACTGA
- the ribB gene encoding 3,4-dihydroxy-2-butanone-4-phosphate synthase: MSTNLIERLSAIIETGEVSRAGLARAAGLHPNSLRKLGAPDWNPTADTLVRLEKLLQRGTTEVLVGPEAIIDEARNGRMFILVDDDDRENEGDLVIPAQMATPDAINFMARHGRGLICLAMTKERVDSLGLPLMSRTNGTRHETAFTVSIEARTGVSTGISAADRARTIAVAIDAANGPDDLVSPGHVFPLVARPGGVLVRAGHTEAAVDVSRLAGLNPSGVICEIMREDGTMARLDDLIDFARAHGLKIGTIRDLIAYRLRRDHLVERVAATPFTSPGRREWQAQVYRDKATGAEQLALVLGPLNPEEPVMVRMHSLDLFADVLGEPSERHGLLAGAMRMIEEQGSGVVVALHAASPGSLSRAADRRVGKEVEEGEALRSYGIGAQILAALGIHDMILLSNTRHSPVGLSGYGLAIVEERCIGQEG, from the coding sequence ATGTCCACAAACCTCATCGAGCGGCTGAGCGCCATCATCGAGACCGGCGAGGTCAGTCGCGCCGGGCTCGCCCGGGCCGCCGGCCTTCACCCGAACAGCCTTCGCAAGCTGGGCGCCCCCGACTGGAATCCGACCGCCGATACGCTCGTGCGGCTGGAAAAGCTGCTCCAGCGCGGCACGACCGAGGTGCTGGTCGGGCCCGAGGCGATCATCGACGAGGCGCGCAACGGGCGCATGTTCATCCTCGTCGACGATGACGATCGCGAGAATGAAGGCGATCTGGTGATCCCGGCGCAGATGGCAACTCCGGACGCGATCAACTTCATGGCGCGTCACGGCCGCGGGCTCATCTGCCTTGCGATGACCAAGGAGCGGGTCGACTCGCTCGGCCTTCCGCTCATGTCCCGCACCAACGGCACCCGCCACGAGACGGCCTTCACCGTGTCGATCGAGGCGCGCACGGGCGTGTCGACCGGCATCAGCGCCGCCGACCGCGCGCGGACCATCGCCGTCGCCATCGACGCTGCCAACGGTCCCGACGACCTGGTGTCGCCCGGCCATGTGTTCCCGCTGGTGGCGCGTCCGGGTGGCGTGCTGGTCCGCGCGGGGCATACCGAGGCCGCGGTGGACGTCAGCCGGCTGGCCGGCCTCAACCCGTCCGGCGTCATCTGCGAGATCATGCGCGAGGACGGGACCATGGCCCGGCTCGACGACCTGATCGATTTCGCGCGCGCGCACGGCCTGAAGATCGGCACCATCCGCGACCTCATCGCCTATCGCCTTCGCCGCGACCATCTGGTCGAGCGGGTCGCCGCCACGCCCTTCACCTCGCCCGGCCGGCGCGAATGGCAGGCGCAGGTCTATCGCGACAAGGCGACCGGCGCCGAGCAGCTCGCCCTCGTGCTCGGGCCGCTCAACCCCGAGGAGCCCGTCATGGTCCGCATGCACAGCCTCGACCTGTTCGCCGACGTGCTTGGCGAACCGTCGGAACGGCACGGGCTGCTCGCCGGCGCCATGCGCATGATCGAGGAGCAGGGATCGGGAGTGGTCGTTGCGCTCCATGCCGCCAGCCCGGGTTCGCTCAGCCGCGCCGCCGACCGGCGTGTCGGCAAGGAAGTGGAGGAAGGCGAGGCGCTCCGCAGCTACGGCATCGGCGCGCAGATCCTCGCGGCGCTGGGCATCCACGACATGATCCTGCTGTCGAACACGCGCCATTCGCCGGTGGGCCTGAGCGGCTACGGCCTCGCGATCGTCGAGGAACGCTGCATCGGGCAGGAGGGCTGA
- the ribD gene encoding bifunctional diaminohydroxyphosphoribosylaminopyrimidine deaminase/5-amino-6-(5-phosphoribosylamino)uracil reductase RibD yields MAQAARLGAGARGTTAPNPNVGCVIVAPGGEIVGQGATAPGGRPHAEAVALEEAGTRARGATLVTTLEPCNHRSHRGPTCTDLVIAAGIARVVAGMEDPDPRTAGTGLQRIRAAGIDVELGTGEAAARESMAGWLTRQALGRPRITLKLALSIDGKIALPSGESKWITGEDARAHVHLERARSDMILVGRGTLLADRPRLDVRLPGLEERSPRRALLSRGEAVEGWEMIRAPQDVFRLHDVNDLLVEGGSVTATAFLAADLVDRILLYRAPIIIGEGRQSVGYIGLDAIGDAHGRWEARDGRQLGIDRLEVYERIRSSPEPSAE; encoded by the coding sequence ATGGCGCAGGCGGCGCGGCTCGGCGCCGGCGCCCGCGGCACCACGGCTCCCAACCCGAATGTCGGATGCGTCATCGTGGCGCCGGGCGGCGAGATCGTCGGGCAAGGAGCGACCGCGCCCGGCGGCCGTCCCCACGCCGAAGCGGTGGCACTGGAAGAGGCCGGGACACGCGCCCGCGGAGCCACCCTCGTCACCACGCTCGAGCCGTGCAACCATCGCAGCCACCGCGGCCCGACCTGCACCGATCTGGTCATCGCCGCCGGCATCGCGCGGGTGGTGGCTGGCATGGAGGACCCGGATCCGAGGACCGCGGGCACAGGATTGCAGCGCATCAGAGCCGCCGGGATCGACGTCGAGCTCGGCACCGGCGAAGCGGCGGCGCGCGAGAGCATGGCCGGCTGGCTCACCCGCCAGGCGCTCGGCCGCCCCCGCATCACGCTCAAGCTCGCCCTGTCGATCGACGGCAAGATCGCGCTGCCGTCAGGCGAATCCAAGTGGATCACCGGCGAGGACGCCCGCGCCCATGTCCATCTCGAGCGGGCGCGCAGCGACATGATCCTCGTCGGGCGCGGCACCCTGCTCGCGGACCGGCCGCGGCTCGACGTCCGCCTTCCCGGCCTGGAGGAGCGCTCTCCGCGTCGCGCCCTGCTCAGCCGTGGCGAGGCGGTGGAAGGCTGGGAGATGATCAGAGCGCCACAGGACGTGTTTCGGCTTCATGACGTCAACGACCTGCTGGTCGAAGGCGGATCGGTGACCGCCACCGCCTTCCTCGCCGCGGATCTGGTCGACCGCATCCTTCTCTACCGCGCACCGATCATCATCGGCGAAGGCCGACAGAGCGTCGGCTATATCGGGCTCGACGCGATCGGCGACGCGCATGGGCGCTGGGAAGCTCGCGACGGCCGCCAGCTTGGCATCGACCGCCTCGAAGTCTACGAGCGCATCCGCTCCTCCCCGGAGCCCTCGGCGGAGTAG
- a CDS encoding thiamine phosphate synthase, translating to MTDERMGDALDAAIARAAAAGAGVIVRHHESPAEERRRIAGLVRAHGALLGISRDLSLARETGAALIHNPDEPTEGLPFSLSVHDAREARLARNSLAALVFVSPVHATRSHPGEPCLGEDRARALAELAGKPAIALGGMDAERGERLMRLDWAGWAGIDCWLRT from the coding sequence ATGACCGACGAACGGATGGGCGACGCGCTCGATGCGGCGATCGCGCGGGCCGCGGCCGCCGGTGCCGGGGTCATTGTCCGCCATCATGAGTCGCCCGCCGAGGAACGCCGCCGCATTGCCGGCCTTGTGCGCGCGCACGGCGCCCTGCTCGGCATCTCGCGCGACCTCTCCCTCGCGCGCGAGACGGGGGCGGCGCTGATCCACAATCCGGACGAGCCCACCGAAGGCCTGCCCTTCAGCCTGTCGGTTCACGACGCCCGAGAGGCGCGTCTTGCCCGGAATAGCCTTGCAGCGCTGGTGTTCGTGTCGCCGGTCCATGCCACGCGCTCTCACCCGGGCGAGCCATGCCTTGGCGAGGATCGCGCACGCGCGCTGGCGGAGTTGGCCGGCAAGCCTGCAATCGCCCTCGGCGGGATGGATGCCGAGCGCGGGGAGCGACTGATGAGGCTGGACTGGGCCGGCTGGGCCGGGATCGACTGCTGGCTTAGAACTTGA